The Doryrhamphus excisus isolate RoL2022-K1 chromosome 18, RoL_Dexc_1.0, whole genome shotgun sequence genome contains a region encoding:
- the LOC131106360 gene encoding rho-related GTP-binding protein RhoA-B isoform X2, with product MAAIRKKLVIVGDGACGKTCLLIVFSKDQFPEVYVPTVFENYVADIEVDSKQVELALWDTAGQEDYDRLRPLSYPDTDVILMCFSIDSPDSLENIPEKWTPEVKHFCPNVPIILVGNKKDLRNDEHTRRELAKMKQEPVKQEDGRDMANRISAFGYMECSAKTKDGVREVFEMATRAALQARRGKQSRKCTLL from the exons ATGGCggcaatcaggaaaaagctggtCATCGTGGGCGATGGAGCGTGCGGTAAGACCTGCCTGCTGATTGTCTTCAGCAAGGACCAGTTTCCAGAGGTGTACGTGCCCACCGTCTTTGAGAACTACGTGGCGGACATTGAAGTGGATAGCAAACAG GTGGAGTTAGCGCTGTGGGACACAGCAGGCCAAGAAGACTACGATCGACTGCGCCCCCTCTCGTATCCGGACACCGATGTGATTCTTATGTGCTTCTCCATCGACAGCCCTGACAGTTTGG AGAACATCCCAGAAAAGTGGACCCCAGAGGTGAAACACTTCTGCCCCAACGTCCCAATTATTTTGGTGGGGAACAAAAAAGACCTGCGCAACGATGAACACACACGCAGGGAGCTTGCCAAAATGAAGCAG GAACCTGTGAAGCAAGAGGACGGACGGGATATGGCCAACAGGATCAGTGCCTTTGGATACATGGAGTGCTCAGCCAAAACGAAGGATGGCGTGAGGGAAGTGTTTGAAATGGCCACCAGGGCGGCGCTACAAGCCAGGCGGGGAAAGCAGAGCAGAAAATGCACACTCCTGtaa
- the LOC131106161 gene encoding cytokine-inducible SH2-containing protein-like, giving the protein MVAPAVTMIDPVDQGPCCPHPPQTSLDRGEDLSGIAATFQYLHTSGWYWGSISASQARDTLLTKSEGTFLVRDSSHPQYMLALSVMTHCGPTSVRIQHKRGSFWLDSLSPELPNLQSFPDVLSLIQHYTGSGHTSQGPAASAQDSPFASKLKPDTANGDPAGAKDSGVLLKLLRPLHRPQAFPCLQHLARLAINGNTNCPDQLPLPKPLLDYLHDYPFHI; this is encoded by the exons ATGGTTGCCCCGGCTGTGACCATGATCGATCCTGTGGACCAAGGTCCCTGCTGCCCACATCCTCCCCAGACCTCCTTGGACCGGGGAGAGGACTTGTCCGGCATCGCCGCCACCTTCCAGTATTTACACACCTCAG GCTGGTACTGGGGCTCCATCTCGGCGAGCCAGGCTCGGGATACACTCCTGACAAAGTCGGAAGGCACCTTCCTGGTGCGGGACAGCAGTCACCCGCAGTACATGCTGGCGCTGTCCGTGATGACCCACTGCGGTCCGACCAGCGTTCGAATCCAGCACAAACGGGGCTCTTTCTGGCTGGACTCCCTCAGTCCCGAGCTGCCTAACCTGCAATCCTTCCCTGATGTCCTCAGTCTCATTCAGCACTACACCGGCTCGGGACACACGTCGCAAGGCCCGGCGGCGTCCGCCCAAGACAGCCCCTTCGCCTCCAAATTAAAGCCAGACACCGCTAACGGTGACCCCGCCGGCGCCAAAGACAGCGGCGTGCTCCTGAAGCTTCTGCGGCCGCTTCACAGGCCGCAAGCGTTCCCGTGTTTGCAGCACCTGGCACGGCTCGCCATCAACGGAAACACAAACTGCCCCGACCAGCTTCCGCTTCCAAAGCCTCTCCTGGACTACTTGCACGATTACCCCTTCCACATATGA
- the LOC131106356 gene encoding transmembrane protein 43, with translation MSSPTNFSGKDSHTHVRSKTNPGFLQRLSDTAGGTLVGVGLFFLSIYVLFTNEGRALRTALSLDEGLAQVVSLDTFASLDLQNNNRLVHLSAQLRTLQPLHDPNYGVAVQAVKLKREVEMYQWVEYRESKDYQENGETKTETTYSYNTEWKAELINSRNFDKEIGHQNPSAMAAESVTVVAPQVRVGPFTLSEGLVEQVNNFQTLSLRDFTSSDSDPFFTISDDYFYHTQNPKRPEVGDVRVRFSFAGLSGETSDLGPAQTVSVVAKQRGEKLMPFRTKSGDILEILYLEELSAEEVFAREQQYNNMKTWGLRAAGWALMFLSIQLTTRILYTLVDWVPILRELVSVGLKIFALCVSSSLSLLVIAVGWVFYRPLVAAALGALALLPLLLVRSGLPAKKHQ, from the exons ATGTCGTCGCCGACCAAT TTTTCAGGCAAAGACTCTCACACGCATGTAAGGAGTAAAACCAACCCAGGATTCCTGCAAAGATTGAGTGACACTGCAGGAGGAACGTTAGTCGGAGTCGGCCTGTTTTTCCTCTCCATATATGTTCTCTTCACGAATGAG GGCCGAGCTTTGAGGACGGCATTGTCCCTGGACGAAGGTCTCGCTCAGGTTGTGTCATTGGACACTTTTGCCAGCCTTGACCTGCAGAACAACAATCGCTTGGTTCACCTGTCTGCACAGCTACGCACCTTACAG CCCCTGCATGACCCCAACTACGGAGTAGCAGTGCAGGCGGTGAAGTTGAAGAGGGAGGTGGAGATGTATCAGTGGGTGGAGTACCGGGAGAGCAA GGACTACCAAGAGAATGGTGAAACCAAAACCGAAACCACGTACTCCTACA ACACAGAGTGGAAAGCAGAGCTGATCAACAGTCGCAATTTCGATAAGGAAATTGGTCACCAGAATCCAAG TGCCATGGCAGCAGAGAGCGTCACAGTCGTGGCCCCCCAAGTCCGAGTGGGACCTTTCACGCTGTCTGAAG GACTGGTGGAACAGGTTAATAACTTCCAGACGCTGAGTCTCAGGGATTTTACGTCGTCTGACTCGGACCCTTTCTTCACCATCAGTGACGATTACTTCTACCACACTCAGAACCCAAAGAGGCCAGAG GTCGGAGATGTCCGTGTGAGGTTCTCCTTTGCGGGACTCAGCGGTGAGACGTCTGACCTCGGCCCGGCCCAAACT GTCAGCGTTGTGGCCAAGCAGAGAGGAGAGAAGCTGATGCCCTTCAGAACCAAGTCAGGCGATATCCTGGAGATCTTGTACCTGGAAGAGCTGTCTGCAGAG GAGGTGTTTGCCAGGGAGCAGCAGTACAACAACATGAAGACGTGGGGACTCCGAGCTGCGGGATGGGCCCTCATGTTCCTCAGCATTCAACTCACCACGCGCATCCTCTACACTCTGG TGGACTGGGTTCCCATCCTCAGAGAGCTGGTGTCGGTGGGGTTGAAGATCTTCGCCCTGTGCGTCTCCTCCTCGCTCTCTCTCCTCGTCATCGCAGTCGGTTGGGTGTTTTATCGCCCGCTGGTGGCAGCAGCTTTGGGAGCTTTGGCTCTGCTACCGCTGCTTTTAGTACGATCAGGACTTCCAGCCAAGAAGCACCAGTGA
- the LOC131106135 gene encoding twinfilin-2-like, which produces MSHQTGINATSELKDFLVQARGGAIRIMKIVIQNEELVLESCRQPAQSWDKDYDHFLLPLLTPQQPCYVLYRLDSQNALGYEWIFIAWSPDQSPVRQKMVYAATRATLKKEFGGGHIKDEVFATVEDDVCFQGYLRHMTSCCSPAPLTAAEQELQRIRVTEDKVVWDERRRIGTPRARVPMEFGLDKRVSQGLAFPLQEEAKRALQQLKQKRINYIQLRLDVEKETIELVHTKPTETRDLPYRIPTDSPRYHFFIFQHSHQGRTQEALVFIYSMPGYTCSIKERMLYSSCKNRLLEEVEKDYQLEVTKKMEIDSGDGLTEDFLYEEVHPMEHTLKQAFAKPRGPGGKRGNKRLIKGAGENGEEI; this is translated from the exons ATGTCACACCAAACTGGGATTAACG CAACTTCTGAGCTCAAAGACTTCCTGGTCCAAGCGAGGGGCGGCGCCATCAGGATTATGAAAATCGTCATCCAAAACG AGGAGTTGGTGCTGGAGTCGTGCAGACAGCCGGCGCAGAGCTGGGATAAGGACTACGACCACTTCCTGTTACCCCTGCTCACGCCACAGCAACCCTGCTACGTCCTCTACCGGCTGGACTCCCAGAATGCACTGGGCTACGAGTGGATATTTATTGCGTGGTCACCTGACCAGTCACCA GTCAGGCAGAAGATGGTGTACGCCGCCACTCGCGCCACCTTGAAGAAAGAATTCGGAGGAGGTCACATCAAAGACGAGGTGTTCGCCACAGTCGAG GATGACGTGTGCTTCCAGGGCTACCTGCGTCACATGACCTCCTGCTGCTCTCCAGCGCCCCTCACAGCAGCTGAACAGGAACTACAACGAATTCGCGTCACGGAG GATAAAGTTGTGTGG GATGAGCGTAGACGAATTGGGACTCCACGTGCAAGA GTTCCAATGGAGTTTGGCCTAGACAAAAGGGTCTCTCAGGGTCTGGCGTTTCCTTTACAAGAAGAGGCCAAACGTGCTCTGCAGCAACTCAAGCAGAAACGAATCAACTACATCCAACTG AGATTGGATGTGGAGAAAGAGACCATCGAGCTGGTTCACACTAAACCGACGGAGACGCGGGATCTTCCCTACAGGATCCCCACAGATTCACCTCGATATCACTTCTTCATCTTTCAACATTCTCACCAGGGCCGCACTCAGGAGGCGCTCG TGTTCATCTATTCCATGCCCGGCTACACGTGCAGTATAAAGGAGCGCATGCTGTACTCCAGCTGTAAGAACCGACtcctggaggaggtggagaaaGATTATCAGCTGGAAGTCACCAAAAAG ATGGAGATCGATAGTGGCGACGGCCTGACGGAAGACTTCCTGTACGAGGAGGTCCACCCGATGGAGCACACCTTGAAGCAAGCGTTCGCCAAGCCCCGTGGACCGGGCGGGAAGCGGGGCAACAAACGCCTCATCAAAGGCGCAGGAGAGAACGGCGAGGAAATTTAA
- the LOC131106360 gene encoding rho-related GTP-binding protein RhoA-B isoform X1: MFSVVLLIVSNERLCQARGHAMAAIRKKLVIVGDGACGKTCLLIVFSKDQFPEVYVPTVFENYVADIEVDSKQVELALWDTAGQEDYDRLRPLSYPDTDVILMCFSIDSPDSLENIPEKWTPEVKHFCPNVPIILVGNKKDLRNDEHTRRELAKMKQEPVKQEDGRDMANRISAFGYMECSAKTKDGVREVFEMATRAALQARRGKQSRKCTLL, translated from the exons ATGTTCTCAGTGGTTCTTTTGATTGTGTCAAACGAAAGACTTTGCCAAGCCCGTGGACACG CTATGGCggcaatcaggaaaaagctggtCATCGTGGGCGATGGAGCGTGCGGTAAGACCTGCCTGCTGATTGTCTTCAGCAAGGACCAGTTTCCAGAGGTGTACGTGCCCACCGTCTTTGAGAACTACGTGGCGGACATTGAAGTGGATAGCAAACAG GTGGAGTTAGCGCTGTGGGACACAGCAGGCCAAGAAGACTACGATCGACTGCGCCCCCTCTCGTATCCGGACACCGATGTGATTCTTATGTGCTTCTCCATCGACAGCCCTGACAGTTTGG AGAACATCCCAGAAAAGTGGACCCCAGAGGTGAAACACTTCTGCCCCAACGTCCCAATTATTTTGGTGGGGAACAAAAAAGACCTGCGCAACGATGAACACACACGCAGGGAGCTTGCCAAAATGAAGCAG GAACCTGTGAAGCAAGAGGACGGACGGGATATGGCCAACAGGATCAGTGCCTTTGGATACATGGAGTGCTCAGCCAAAACGAAGGATGGCGTGAGGGAAGTGTTTGAAATGGCCACCAGGGCGGCGCTACAAGCCAGGCGGGGAAAGCAGAGCAGAAAATGCACACTCCTGtaa